A DNA window from Tenuifilaceae bacterium CYCD contains the following coding sequences:
- the ispD gene encoding 2-C-methyl-D-erythritol 4-phosphate cytidylyltransferase codes for MPEKRYVIIVAGGSGVRMGGDIPKQFIELCGRPILMRTIEVFSKLPISPEIIVVLPQLQIEKWKILCTEHNFGIKHTVVVGGTERFYSVQNGLQAIDDDDSIVAIHDGVRPLVSSTVIEECYRVAEIKGNAIPVIPPVESVRLIENDSSIAFLRSNVILVQTPQVFKTGLIKQCYRQPYSINFTDDASVVEARGENIFTVEGNRENIKITNQVDLLIAEALLQKDKL; via the coding sequence ATGCCAGAAAAACGCTACGTAATTATAGTTGCCGGAGGATCGGGAGTAAGAATGGGCGGCGATATTCCAAAGCAGTTCATTGAACTCTGCGGAAGACCTATCCTGATGAGGACTATTGAGGTTTTTAGCAAACTGCCGATTTCTCCCGAAATTATTGTTGTTTTACCACAGTTGCAGATAGAAAAATGGAAGATTTTATGCACAGAGCATAATTTTGGAATTAAGCATACCGTGGTAGTTGGAGGAACTGAACGCTTTTATTCTGTTCAAAATGGATTACAGGCAATTGACGATGATGATTCTATTGTAGCCATACACGACGGCGTTCGACCACTGGTAAGTTCCACGGTGATTGAGGAGTGCTACAGAGTTGCCGAAATCAAAGGGAATGCCATCCCTGTTATCCCGCCGGTTGAGTCTGTTCGATTAATTGAGAATGATAGTTCTATTGCATTTCTACGCAGTAACGTAATACTGGTTCAAACGCCGCAAGTTTTTAAAACGGGTTTGATTAAGCAATGCTATCGGCAACCTTATAGCATAAACTTTACCGATGATGCCTCGGTTGTTGAGGCTCGGGGTGAAAATATTTTTACCGTTGAGGGTAATCGCGAAAACATTAAAATAACAAATCAGGTGGATTTGCTTATTGCTGAAGCGCTGCTCCAAAAAGACAAACTATAA
- the lspA gene encoding lipoprotein signal peptidase, translated as MHNQKNISMQMSIRNKSILVILLILLVDQVLKIWIKTNFAIGDEMRIMGNWFVLHFTENPGMAFGMKFWGIWGKILLGLFRLGAIIAIAWYLNKLILKNTKTGIVIGVSLILSGAIGNLIDSALYGFLFDSGTIYNSQINEWISYPGVSKLNFDGYAGLLKGCVVDMLYFPVVDTVIPSWMPIWGGEHFVFFRPVFNIADSAITTGVFYLLIFHRNTLFGEKK; from the coding sequence ATGCACAACCAAAAAAATATCTCAATGCAAATGTCCATTCGCAATAAATCTATTCTAGTAATCTTACTTATTCTTTTAGTTGATCAAGTCCTAAAAATCTGGATTAAAACAAACTTCGCCATTGGTGACGAAATGAGGATTATGGGGAACTGGTTTGTACTCCATTTCACCGAAAATCCAGGAATGGCATTCGGGATGAAGTTTTGGGGAATCTGGGGGAAAATTCTTCTCGGTTTATTCCGCCTGGGCGCAATAATTGCAATTGCTTGGTACCTGAATAAATTAATCCTTAAAAATACAAAAACAGGAATCGTTATTGGTGTATCTCTAATCCTCTCTGGCGCAATAGGAAACCTTATAGATAGCGCGTTGTACGGTTTTTTATTCGATAGTGGAACCATTTACAATAGCCAAATTAATGAATGGATATCGTATCCCGGCGTTTCAAAACTAAATTTTGATGGTTATGCCGGACTCCTAAAAGGATGTGTTGTTGATATGCTATATTTTCCCGTTGTTGATACTGTTATACCATCATGGATGCCAATCTGGGGCGGCGAACATTTTGTCTTTTTCCGTCCAGTTTTCAACATAGCCGATTCGGCAATAACTACAGGCGTTTTCTATTTGCTTATCTTCCACAGAAATACTCTGTTTGGAGAAAAAAAATAA
- a CDS encoding molecular chaperone DnaK, with product MGEKTRYSDEELAEFKELILQKLEKARKDYEILKSAITMSGSNDTEDTSPTFKVLEEGASTLSKEEAGKLAQRQQKFIQHLEAALVRIENKTYGICRETGKLISKERLRAVPHATLSIDAKNSQR from the coding sequence ATGGGAGAAAAAACAAGATATTCCGATGAGGAGTTGGCAGAATTCAAGGAATTAATACTGCAAAAACTCGAAAAGGCACGGAAGGATTACGAAATCCTTAAAAGTGCTATTACCATGAGCGGAAGCAACGACACCGAGGATACATCCCCTACTTTTAAAGTTTTGGAAGAAGGCGCTTCAACTCTATCGAAAGAGGAAGCCGGTAAATTGGCACAACGTCAGCAAAAATTCATACAGCACCTCGAAGCTGCCCTTGTTCGAATTGAGAACAAAACCTACGGTATTTGCCGCGAAACGGGTAAGTTGATTTCAAAAGAGCGCTTACGCGCTGTACCTCACGCAACGCTTAGCATTGATGCAAAAAATAGTCAACGTTAA
- a CDS encoding long-chain-fatty-acid--CoA ligase gives MVEYNYVKEFVEKSIKDHWSLPALSDYQGETHTYGDVAKQIHRIHRLLEVWGVKQDDKVALIGRNNSNWGIVYLAAISYGAVIVPILPDFSPTDVHNIVNHSDSVVLFAGEMIWPNLNEAAMPNLRAIISVKDFNILVNRDIQANDNYNRQKATIEDEISRLDISQVNYAEIPNSKLGVISYTSGTTGFSKGVMLSLNSLAANVDYGRKNIGIVAGDNIVSFLPLAHAFGCAFEFLMPFAKGCHITFLTKIPSPNIILKAFGELKPRLILSVPLIIEKIYKKQLLPKISTPAMKILMNIPLLNLFIFKKINKTLSNVFGGNFLEIVIGGAALNPDVENFLHKIKFRYTVGYGMTECGPLISYSGWKTNPKGSCGLAINYVEIKIDSSDPSNEAGEILIRGENVMDGYYKNPEATSKALVDGWLRSGDLGIIDKKGFVHIRGRSKSMILGPSGQNIYPEEIEARLNNLPYIQESLIVEQKGKLVGLVYPDYESMQQEGLKDNDIEPVLEQHRVELNKHLPQYSQVVKLQIFNQEFEKTPKKSIKRFLYQFSDN, from the coding sequence ATGGTTGAGTATAACTATGTAAAAGAATTTGTGGAGAAGAGCATTAAGGATCACTGGTCGTTACCCGCTCTTTCGGATTATCAGGGAGAAACCCACACATACGGGGATGTTGCAAAGCAAATTCACAGGATACATCGATTACTGGAAGTTTGGGGCGTTAAACAGGACGATAAGGTTGCCCTTATTGGGCGTAATAACTCCAACTGGGGAATAGTTTACCTGGCTGCAATTTCGTACGGTGCTGTAATTGTACCAATCCTTCCGGATTTCTCGCCTACCGATGTTCACAACATTGTGAACCACTCCGATTCGGTGGTTCTTTTTGCCGGCGAAATGATTTGGCCCAACCTTAACGAAGCGGCTATGCCAAACCTAAGAGCGATAATCTCTGTCAAAGATTTTAACATCCTGGTAAACCGCGACATTCAAGCTAACGACAATTATAATCGGCAAAAAGCAACCATCGAGGACGAAATTTCAAGGTTGGATATCTCCCAGGTTAACTACGCCGAAATACCCAATAGTAAACTTGGCGTTATAAGTTACACCTCTGGAACCACCGGATTCTCGAAAGGAGTAATGCTATCACTTAATAGTCTGGCCGCAAATGTGGACTATGGACGAAAAAATATTGGCATAGTGGCCGGAGATAATATTGTATCGTTCCTTCCGTTAGCCCATGCCTTTGGGTGCGCTTTTGAGTTTCTAATGCCTTTTGCAAAGGGTTGCCACATTACTTTCCTCACAAAAATTCCTTCGCCAAATATCATTCTGAAAGCGTTTGGAGAACTGAAACCCCGGTTGATTCTTTCGGTTCCCCTTATCATCGAAAAAATCTACAAGAAGCAGCTATTGCCCAAAATAAGTACCCCCGCGATGAAGATTCTCATGAATATTCCATTGCTCAATTTGTTTATATTCAAAAAAATCAATAAAACCCTATCCAACGTTTTTGGTGGTAATTTCCTTGAAATTGTGATTGGCGGAGCTGCGCTAAATCCCGATGTGGAAAATTTCCTTCATAAAATAAAATTCCGCTATACCGTGGGTTACGGAATGACAGAGTGCGGACCGCTTATTTCGTATTCGGGATGGAAAACAAATCCCAAAGGATCGTGCGGACTAGCCATAAACTACGTTGAAATAAAAATTGATTCCTCCGATCCTAGCAATGAGGCTGGCGAAATTCTTATCCGTGGCGAGAATGTTATGGATGGCTACTACAAAAACCCCGAAGCAACATCCAAAGCGCTGGTTGATGGATGGTTGCGAAGCGGCGATTTGGGAATAATCGATAAAAAAGGATTTGTACACATCAGGGGACGCAGCAAAAGCATGATTCTTGGTCCAAGTGGGCAGAATATTTACCCCGAGGAAATTGAGGCACGCCTCAACAACCTACCCTACATTCAGGAATCGCTTATTGTGGAGCAAAAAGGGAAACTGGTTGGCCTTGTTTACCCCGATTACGAATCGATGCAGCAGGAGGGACTCAAGGATAATGACATTGAACCCGTTCTGGAGCAGCACAGGGTGGAACTGAATAAGCATTTACCCCAATATAGCCAGGTTGTAAAACTTCAAATCTTCAATCAGGAGTTTGAGAAAACACCCAAGAAAAGCATAAAGAGGTTTTTGTATCAGTTTTCGGATAATTAG